A DNA window from Amycolatopsis sp. DSM 110486 contains the following coding sequences:
- a CDS encoding Hsp70 family protein: MRILSVDLGTSNTVAVLSAHGRPPRVVEVDGSANMPSAIFDGEDGTIMVGRDAERRARLDPTRFEPNPKRRIDEQTLLLGTDVVPVNEALAAILRRVLDETTRQLGGEQPDEVRLTHPAQWGPVRRNVLLSSARLAGIGASVVLVPEPVAAAAHFASFPGKGLAPGQALAVYDLGAGTFDVAVVGATQNGYVVLAEDGLPDLGGLDVDQALMVHVGREVSHSDPQRWQRLLRPESTADRRTRRALQEDVKAAKEALSRHPQTEVPMPEPFKDVLVTRGELEGLVRPAMLRSVELLARTLRAAGLTPDRLAGIYLVGGSSRLPLVGSMIAEKLGVVPASLDQPETAVALGAQHVARDGLSMRTQNVEGQVAAGAPAYAPGGYPPPPPRQPPAGYARPSFPAGPAPSNFPTYSPATAATAPAKKKSRAKLWIGVAAAVVVVLAAGLTVFLTSSSSAQTYTADQCRTPGQADAQGLTGCLRQLAGKIADTGGCRPGMGNGPAAPAQSLGATSTCAAPGRAGSQVTYVQGTSAAVLKQYTDGLLASAGGDRVEAAWKGNGLEGHYSSAAGQNAAVLVFTVSDRPLVGFIYQVNSAGQGAAPTPGTLADYFEQSVQPGE; encoded by the coding sequence GTGCGGATCCTGTCGGTGGACCTGGGGACGTCCAACACCGTCGCCGTCCTTTCGGCGCACGGCAGGCCGCCGCGGGTCGTCGAGGTGGACGGCTCGGCCAACATGCCCTCGGCGATCTTCGACGGCGAGGACGGCACGATCATGGTGGGCCGCGACGCCGAACGCCGCGCCCGCCTGGACCCCACCCGCTTCGAGCCCAACCCGAAGCGCCGCATCGACGAGCAGACGCTGCTGCTGGGCACCGACGTCGTGCCCGTCAACGAAGCGCTCGCCGCGATCCTGCGCCGCGTGCTCGACGAGACCACGCGCCAGCTCGGCGGCGAGCAGCCCGACGAGGTCCGCCTCACGCACCCCGCGCAGTGGGGGCCGGTGCGCCGCAACGTCCTGCTGTCCTCGGCGCGGCTCGCGGGCATCGGCGCGAGCGTGGTCCTGGTGCCCGAACCCGTCGCCGCGGCCGCGCACTTTGCGTCGTTCCCGGGCAAGGGGCTCGCGCCCGGCCAGGCGCTCGCGGTGTACGACCTGGGCGCCGGCACGTTCGACGTCGCCGTGGTCGGCGCGACGCAGAACGGCTACGTCGTGCTCGCCGAGGACGGCCTGCCCGACCTCGGCGGCCTCGACGTCGACCAGGCGCTGATGGTGCACGTCGGGCGCGAGGTCTCGCACTCGGATCCCCAGCGCTGGCAACGCCTTCTGCGGCCGGAGTCCACGGCGGACCGGCGCACGCGGCGCGCGTTGCAGGAGGACGTGAAGGCGGCCAAGGAGGCGCTGTCGCGGCACCCGCAGACCGAGGTACCGATGCCGGAGCCGTTCAAGGACGTGCTGGTCACGCGCGGAGAACTCGAAGGTCTGGTGCGCCCGGCGATGCTGCGCAGCGTGGAGCTGCTCGCGCGCACGCTGCGGGCGGCCGGGCTGACGCCGGATCGTCTCGCGGGCATCTACCTGGTCGGCGGGTCGAGCCGGCTGCCGCTGGTCGGCTCGATGATCGCGGAGAAGCTCGGCGTCGTACCCGCGAGCCTCGACCAGCCGGAGACGGCCGTGGCGCTGGGCGCGCAGCACGTGGCGCGCGACGGGCTGTCGATGCGGACGCAGAACGTGGAAGGTCAGGTCGCGGCCGGTGCGCCCGCGTATGCGCCTGGTGGGTATCCGCCGCCGCCCCCGCGGCAGCCTCCGGCAGGGTACGCGCGGCCGTCGTTCCCGGCGGGGCCGGCGCCGTCGAACTTCCCGACGTACTCGCCCGCCACCGCCGCCACTGCCCCGGCGAAGAAGAAGAGCCGCGCGAAGCTGTGGATCGGCGTCGCTGCGGCGGTGGTCGTGGTTCTCGCGGCGGGGCTGACGGTGTTCCTGACGTCGTCTTCTTCGGCGCAGACCTACACCGCGGACCAGTGCCGCACGCCCGGGCAGGCCGACGCACAGGGCCTCACCGGGTGCCTGCGCCAGCTCGCGGGGAAGATCGCCGACACCGGCGGCTGCCGCCCGGGCATGGGCAACGGCCCCGCCGCGCCCGCGCAGAGCCTCGGCGCCACCTCGACGTGCGCGGCGCCGGGCCGCGCCGGCTCGCAGGTGACGTACGTGCAAGGCACGTCGGCCGCCGTGCTGAAGCAGTACACGGACGGGCTGCTCGCCTCCGCCGGCGGCGACCGCGTCGAGGCCGCGTGGAAGGGCAACGGGCTGGAGGGCCACTACTCGTCGGCGGCCGGGCAGAACGCGGCGGTGCTGGTGTTCACTGTGTCCGACCGGCCGCTCGTCGGCTTCATCTACCAGGTCAATTCCGCAGGTCAGGGCGCTGCGCCGACCCCAGGGACGCTGGCGGACTACTTCGAGCAGAGCGTGCAGCCCGGCGAGTGA
- the eda gene encoding bifunctional 4-hydroxy-2-oxoglutarate aldolase/2-dehydro-3-deoxy-phosphogluconate aldolase, whose translation MTTGSDLLALSPVMPVVVIDDVDDAVPTARALLDGGIGVIELTLRTPVALAAIERVAAEVPDIVVGAGTVTSPAQAAQAADAGAKFLVTPGCTDAVLDACFATGLPFLPGAATVSEAMRLAERGLTALKFFPAEASGGVAYLKSLTGPLPDLRFCPTGGITVDSAPSYLALPNVGCLGGSWLTPAKLLAAKDFGTVEKLATEAAALRG comes from the coding sequence GTGACCACCGGTTCGGACCTGCTCGCCCTTTCGCCCGTGATGCCCGTGGTCGTGATCGACGATGTCGACGACGCAGTGCCCACCGCGCGCGCGTTGCTCGATGGCGGGATCGGGGTGATCGAGCTGACCCTGCGCACGCCGGTCGCGCTCGCCGCGATCGAGCGCGTGGCCGCGGAGGTGCCGGACATTGTCGTGGGCGCGGGCACCGTGACGTCGCCGGCTCAGGCCGCGCAGGCGGCCGACGCCGGCGCGAAGTTCCTGGTGACGCCGGGCTGCACCGACGCCGTCCTCGACGCCTGTTTCGCCACGGGCCTGCCGTTCCTGCCGGGTGCCGCGACGGTGTCCGAGGCAATGCGCTTGGCCGAGCGTGGCCTGACGGCGTTGAAGTTCTTCCCGGCGGAGGCCAGCGGCGGAGTGGCGTACCTGAAGTCGCTGACGGGTCCGTTGCCGGACTTGCGCTTCTGCCCGACCGGCGGGATCACCGTGGACTCGGCGCCGTCGTACCTGGCGCTGCCGAACGTCGGCTGCCTCGGCGGCTCGTGGCTGACGCCGGCGAAGCTGTTGGCCGCCAAGGACTTCGGGACGGTCGAGAAGCTGGCCACCGAGGCCGCCGCGCTGCGCGGCTGA
- the recA gene encoding recombinase RecA produces the protein MPAAPDKDKALELALAQIDKQYGKGSVMRLGEEGRAPIAVIPTGAIALDVALGIGGLPRGRVVEIYGPESSGKTTVALHAVANAQKNGGIAAFIDAEHALDPEYAKKLGVDTDALLVSQPDTGEQALEIADMLIRSGALDILVIDSVAALVPRAEIEGEMGDSHVGLQARLMSQALRKMTGAMNNSGTTAIFINQLREKIGVMFGSPETTTGGKALKFYASIRLDVRRIETLKDGGEPVGNRTRVKVVKNKMAPPFKQAEFDILYGHGVSREGSLIDMGVDQGILRKSGAWYTYEGDQLGQGKENARKFLRDNPDIANEIEKRIKEKLGIGAQVDAEVAEAAVPAPVDF, from the coding sequence ATGCCAGCAGCACCCGACAAGGACAAGGCGCTCGAGCTTGCCCTTGCGCAGATCGACAAGCAGTACGGCAAGGGCTCGGTGATGCGCCTCGGCGAAGAGGGTCGCGCGCCCATCGCCGTGATCCCCACCGGTGCGATCGCCCTCGACGTCGCGCTCGGCATCGGGGGGCTGCCCCGCGGCCGCGTCGTCGAGATCTACGGCCCGGAGTCCTCCGGTAAGACCACGGTCGCCCTGCACGCGGTGGCGAACGCGCAGAAGAACGGCGGCATCGCGGCGTTCATCGACGCGGAGCACGCGCTGGACCCGGAGTACGCCAAGAAGCTCGGCGTGGACACCGACGCGCTGCTCGTTTCCCAGCCGGACACCGGTGAGCAAGCGCTGGAGATCGCGGACATGCTGATCCGCTCCGGCGCGCTCGACATCCTGGTCATCGACTCCGTGGCCGCGCTCGTGCCGCGCGCCGAGATCGAGGGCGAGATGGGCGACTCGCACGTCGGCCTCCAGGCCCGCCTGATGAGCCAGGCGCTGCGCAAGATGACCGGTGCGATGAACAACTCCGGCACCACCGCGATCTTCATCAACCAGCTGCGCGAGAAGATCGGCGTCATGTTCGGCTCCCCGGAGACCACGACCGGTGGTAAGGCGCTGAAGTTCTACGCCTCGATCCGCCTCGACGTGCGCCGCATCGAGACGCTCAAGGACGGCGGCGAGCCGGTCGGCAACCGCACCCGCGTCAAGGTCGTGAAGAACAAGATGGCCCCGCCCTTCAAGCAGGCCGAGTTCGACATCCTCTACGGCCACGGCGTCTCCCGCGAAGGCTCGCTCATCGACATGGGCGTCGACCAGGGCATCCTGCGCAAGTCCGGCGCCTGGTACACCTACGAGGGCGACCAGCTCGGCCAGGGCAAGGAAAACGCGCGGAAGTTCCTGCGCGACAACCCGGACATCGCCAACGAGATCGAGAAGCGCATCAAGGAGAAGCTGGGCATCGGCGCGCAGGTCGACGCCGAGGTCGCCGAAGCTGCGGTTCCGGCGCCAGTCGACTTCTGA
- a CDS encoding DUF3046 domain-containing protein, with translation MRITVFRRLMADEFGPGRAEVLAQDHVLSGLGGKTIDQALAAGISAKQIWREVCEAFDIPSERR, from the coding sequence ATGCGTATCACGGTGTTCCGGCGGCTCATGGCGGACGAGTTCGGCCCCGGGCGGGCCGAGGTCCTGGCCCAGGACCACGTGCTCAGCGGGCTCGGCGGGAAGACCATCGACCAGGCTCTGGCTGCGGGGATCTCGGCGAAGCAGATCTGGCGCGAGGTGTGCGAAGCCTTCGACATCCCGTCGGAGCGGCGCTGA
- a CDS encoding regulatory protein RecX, with translation MEPAELPPEERAKKAKEICFDLLAARPRTVDELRQTLRRKGFDDDTIETLLGKLDRAGLVNDAEFAEMWVKARHAGQGLSRTALVAELRRKGVDDEIATQAAGEVDREAEEQRARELVRKRLGSLGNVDEQTAIRRLLGFLGRKGYPQGLAYTVIRDELREFGAESSLLDDATID, from the coding sequence GTGGAACCGGCGGAGCTGCCGCCGGAGGAGCGGGCCAAGAAAGCCAAGGAGATCTGCTTCGATCTCCTGGCGGCGCGCCCGCGAACTGTCGACGAACTGCGGCAGACGTTGCGGCGCAAGGGTTTCGACGACGACACCATCGAAACCCTGCTCGGCAAACTCGACCGCGCCGGCCTCGTCAACGACGCCGAGTTCGCCGAGATGTGGGTCAAGGCCCGGCACGCCGGCCAGGGCCTCTCCCGCACGGCGCTCGTCGCCGAGCTGCGTCGCAAGGGCGTCGACGACGAGATCGCCACGCAGGCCGCCGGCGAGGTCGACCGCGAGGCGGAGGAGCAGCGGGCCCGCGAACTCGTCCGCAAACGCCTGGGCTCCCTCGGCAACGTCGACGAGCAGACGGCCATCCGCCGCCTCCTCGGCTTCCTCGGCCGCAAGGGCTACCCGCAGGGTCTCGCCTACACCGTCATCCGCGACGAGCTCCGCGAGTTCGGCGCCGAATCCAGCCTGCTGGACGACGCCACCATCGACTGA
- the def gene encoding peptide deformylase, giving the protein MAMRALRYFGDPVLKTVCDPVTTFDKKVEALVTDLMDSVKPDGRAGLAAPQIGVGLRVFSYDVGGLTGYVINPEIVSLSEETHEIDEGCLSVPELWFPTVRAKHAVVRGVDLRNEPIEVEGVDVLAQCLQHETDHLDGMLYLDRLTPERKKQALKQARGKDWFWNR; this is encoded by the coding sequence ATGGCGATGCGCGCTCTGCGCTACTTCGGGGACCCGGTGCTCAAGACGGTCTGCGATCCCGTGACGACTTTCGACAAGAAGGTCGAGGCGCTGGTCACGGATCTCATGGACTCGGTGAAGCCGGACGGGCGCGCGGGGTTGGCGGCGCCGCAGATCGGGGTGGGGCTGAGGGTCTTCAGTTACGACGTGGGCGGCCTGACGGGTTACGTGATCAACCCCGAGATCGTCTCGTTGTCGGAGGAGACGCACGAGATCGACGAGGGCTGCTTGTCGGTGCCGGAGCTGTGGTTTCCGACCGTGCGGGCCAAGCACGCGGTGGTGCGGGGCGTCGACCTGCGCAACGAGCCGATCGAGGTCGAGGGGGTCGACGTGCTGGCCCAGTGTCTGCAGCACGAGACCGACCACCTGGACGGCATGCTCTACCTGGACCGCTTGACGCCAGAGCGCAAGAAGCAGGCCCTCAAGCAGGCGCGGGGCAAGGACTGGTTCTGGAACCGCTGA
- a CDS encoding ATP-dependent helicase, translating into MEDVAADVLDLFSPATRTWFEGAFAAPTAAQEGAWRAAHAGQHALVVAPTGSGKTLSAFLWALDRLSVEPPPAEPRKRCRILYVSPLKALAVDVQRNLRAPLAGISQASRRLGLPVPEIEVGMRTGDTTAAERRSFGKTPPDVLVTTPESLFLILTSSARESLAGVETVIVDEVHAVAGGKRGAHLAVSLERLDALLPKPAQRIGLSATVRPVDEVSSFLAGGRPVTVVQPKLAKTIEVRVEVPVEDMANLDGPAPSPMERLENFTSLSQLPSQGGIGTQEEIAGAEVKRPSIWPAVEERVLELIQSHRSTIVFANSRRLTERLTARLNELAAEQTELRAGDAFPAEAIGQSGLTTGAAPTIARAHHGSMSREQRTHVEEELKSGRLPCVVATSSLELGIDMGAVDLVVQIEAPPTVASGLQRVGRAGHQVGAVSSGVMFPKFRGDLVSCAVVAERMAAGAIEAVRYPRNPLDVLAQHVVAMVALESWTVPEIAALVRRAAPFSALPDDALHAVLDMLAGRYPSEEFGELRARITWDRVTGELHGRPGSQRLAVTSGGTIPDRGLFTVMTPGADDKPGSRVGEFDEEMVYESRVGDTILLGTSSWRITDITHDRVIVVPAPGEPARMPFWKGDAAGRPLELGRALGAFVRELSTSDSEAARNRAAAAGLDQRACDNLLAYLEEQKSATRHVPNDRTILLERYRDELGDWRIVVHSPFGAQVNAPWALAIAARLRENRGVDAQVAHSDDGIVLRLPDALDAEGGEVTIGADDVLLDPEEVEQLIVAEVGGSAVFAARFRECAARSLLLPRRDPRRRTPLWQQRQRASQLLSVAAKYERFPVVLEAMREVLQDVYDVGGLRELMADVRARRVRLVEVETPAASPFARSLLFGYVGMFLYETDAPLAERRAAALSLDSGLLAELLGTEAIRELLDPDAVREVERSLQRLDPDRHARSAEDAADLLRFLGDLSTAEALERGIQPEWLEELEAARRAIRVRIAGEERYLAIEDAGRVRDALGVALPVGVPEAFTEPVEDPLGDLLGRYARIRAPFPASAAAARFGLGSAVVTGVLERMTGQGRLVRGELSPVGHPDTHGVGLEYCDAAVLRRLRRASLAKLRAEVEPVEPAALGRFLPSWHGIGARMRSAPTADDVLSVVEQLAGAPLPASAVESLILPSRLPGYSPALLDELTTAGEVTWAGCGALSGGDGWLALAPTDVADLLLPEVEENAPSSPVHEALLSTLEGGALFFRQLVDRVSPQLESPPNDGDIAGALWDLVWAGLVTGDTLAPLRAQVAGHGAHKPRRQAPRGRYARLRAGRPAMPSRTGPPTVAGRWALTPARETDPTRRAHARTEAFLERHGVLTRGALDTERVTGGFSGIYKVLRGMEDSGQVVRGYVVEGLGAAQFAAKGAVDRLRALSGPAPGADGWSGSPARAGSDRAVVLAAADPAQPYGAALPWPAATGDTKHRPARKAGALAVLVDGVPALYVERGGRSLLSFTEDRAPLQAAAAGLSTAVREGWLGQLAVQRADGEQALTSELADILREAGFRATPKGLRLRA; encoded by the coding sequence ATGGAGGACGTGGCAGCAGACGTCCTCGACCTCTTCTCCCCCGCGACCCGCACGTGGTTCGAGGGGGCGTTCGCCGCGCCGACCGCGGCGCAGGAAGGGGCCTGGCGGGCCGCGCACGCCGGGCAGCACGCCCTGGTGGTGGCGCCCACCGGGTCCGGCAAGACGCTGTCCGCGTTCCTGTGGGCGCTCGACCGGCTGTCGGTGGAACCACCGCCGGCGGAGCCGCGCAAGCGCTGCCGGATCCTCTACGTCTCGCCGCTGAAGGCGCTGGCGGTCGACGTGCAGCGCAACCTGCGCGCGCCGCTCGCGGGGATCTCGCAGGCGTCGCGACGGCTGGGGCTGCCGGTGCCGGAGATCGAGGTCGGCATGCGCACCGGCGACACCACGGCGGCCGAGCGCCGGTCGTTCGGCAAGACTCCGCCTGATGTGCTGGTGACCACGCCGGAGTCGCTGTTCCTCATCCTCACGTCGTCGGCGCGGGAGTCGCTGGCGGGCGTGGAGACGGTGATCGTCGACGAGGTCCACGCCGTGGCGGGCGGCAAACGGGGCGCGCACCTGGCGGTGTCGCTGGAGCGGCTCGACGCGCTGCTGCCGAAGCCCGCGCAGCGGATCGGGTTGTCGGCCACCGTGCGGCCGGTCGACGAGGTGAGCTCCTTCCTCGCGGGCGGGCGACCGGTCACGGTGGTGCAGCCGAAGCTCGCGAAGACCATCGAGGTCCGCGTTGAGGTGCCGGTGGAGGACATGGCGAACCTCGACGGGCCGGCGCCGTCGCCGATGGAGCGGCTGGAGAACTTCACGTCGTTGTCGCAGCTGCCTTCTCAGGGCGGCATCGGCACGCAGGAGGAGATTGCGGGCGCCGAGGTGAAGCGGCCGTCGATCTGGCCCGCGGTCGAGGAACGGGTGCTGGAGCTGATCCAGTCGCACCGGTCGACGATCGTGTTCGCCAACTCGCGGCGGCTCACCGAACGGCTCACGGCGCGGCTCAACGAGCTGGCGGCCGAACAGACGGAGCTGCGGGCCGGCGACGCCTTCCCCGCCGAGGCGATCGGGCAATCCGGGCTCACCACCGGTGCCGCGCCGACGATCGCGCGGGCGCACCACGGGTCGATGTCGCGGGAGCAGCGCACCCACGTGGAAGAGGAGCTCAAGTCCGGGCGGCTGCCGTGCGTGGTGGCGACGTCGTCGCTGGAGCTGGGCATCGACATGGGTGCGGTCGACCTCGTGGTGCAGATCGAGGCGCCGCCCACGGTCGCGTCGGGGCTGCAGCGGGTCGGGCGCGCCGGGCACCAGGTGGGGGCCGTGTCGTCCGGCGTGATGTTCCCGAAGTTCCGCGGCGACCTCGTGTCGTGCGCGGTGGTCGCGGAGCGGATGGCCGCGGGGGCGATCGAGGCCGTGCGGTACCCGCGCAACCCGCTCGACGTGCTGGCGCAGCACGTGGTGGCGATGGTGGCGCTCGAGTCGTGGACGGTGCCGGAGATCGCGGCGCTGGTGCGGCGGGCGGCGCCGTTCTCCGCGTTGCCCGACGACGCGTTGCACGCGGTGCTCGACATGCTGGCCGGGCGGTACCCGAGCGAGGAGTTCGGCGAGCTGCGGGCGCGGATCACGTGGGACCGCGTGACCGGTGAGCTGCACGGGCGGCCGGGTTCGCAGCGGCTGGCGGTCACGTCGGGCGGCACGATCCCCGACCGCGGGCTGTTCACCGTGATGACGCCGGGGGCCGACGACAAACCCGGCTCGCGCGTCGGCGAGTTCGACGAGGAGATGGTGTACGAGTCGCGCGTCGGCGACACCATCCTGCTGGGCACGTCGTCGTGGCGGATCACGGACATCACCCACGACCGCGTGATCGTGGTGCCGGCGCCGGGCGAGCCCGCGCGGATGCCGTTCTGGAAGGGCGACGCGGCCGGGCGGCCGCTGGAGCTGGGGCGGGCGCTGGGCGCGTTCGTGCGGGAGCTGTCCACTTCGGACAGCGAGGCGGCGCGGAACCGGGCCGCGGCGGCGGGGCTCGACCAACGGGCGTGCGACAACCTGCTGGCGTACCTGGAAGAGCAGAAATCGGCAACGCGGCACGTGCCGAACGACCGGACGATCCTGCTGGAGCGCTATCGCGACGAGCTGGGCGACTGGCGGATCGTGGTGCACTCGCCGTTCGGGGCGCAGGTCAACGCGCCGTGGGCGCTGGCGATCGCCGCGCGGCTGCGGGAGAACCGGGGTGTCGACGCGCAGGTGGCGCATTCCGACGACGGCATCGTGCTGCGGCTGCCCGACGCGCTCGACGCCGAGGGCGGCGAGGTCACCATCGGCGCCGACGACGTGCTGCTGGACCCGGAGGAGGTCGAGCAGCTGATCGTGGCGGAGGTCGGCGGGTCGGCGGTGTTCGCCGCGCGGTTCCGCGAGTGCGCGGCCCGGTCGCTGCTGCTGCCGCGGCGCGATCCGCGGCGGCGGACCCCGTTGTGGCAGCAGCGGCAGCGAGCGTCGCAGCTCCTGTCGGTGGCGGCGAAGTACGAGCGGTTCCCCGTGGTGCTGGAGGCGATGCGGGAGGTCCTGCAGGACGTCTACGACGTGGGCGGGCTGCGGGAGCTGATGGCCGACGTCCGGGCGCGGCGGGTACGGCTGGTCGAGGTGGAGACGCCGGCGGCGTCGCCGTTCGCGCGGAGCCTGCTGTTCGGTTACGTCGGGATGTTCCTCTACGAGACCGACGCGCCGCTGGCCGAGCGGCGGGCGGCCGCGTTGTCGCTGGATTCCGGTTTGCTGGCCGAACTGCTCGGCACGGAGGCGATCCGGGAGCTGCTGGATCCCGATGCCGTGCGCGAGGTGGAGCGGTCACTGCAGCGGCTCGATCCCGATCGGCACGCGCGTTCGGCCGAGGACGCGGCCGACCTGTTGCGATTCCTGGGTGATCTGTCCACTGCGGAGGCTCTGGAACGAGGGATCCAGCCCGAGTGGCTGGAGGAGCTGGAAGCCGCGCGGCGGGCGATCCGGGTGCGGATCGCCGGCGAGGAACGGTATCTGGCGATCGAGGACGCCGGGCGGGTGCGCGACGCGCTGGGGGTCGCGCTGCCGGTGGGGGTGCCCGAGGCGTTCACGGAACCGGTGGAGGATCCGCTGGGCGACCTGCTCGGGCGGTACGCGCGGATCCGCGCACCGTTCCCGGCTTCGGCGGCGGCCGCTCGGTTCGGGCTCGGTTCGGCCGTGGTCACGGGCGTGCTGGAGCGGATGACTGGGCAGGGCCGGCTGGTCCGGGGTGAACTGAGCCCGGTCGGGCACCCGGACACCCACGGTGTGGGGCTCGAATACTGCGACGCGGCAGTGCTGCGGCGGCTGCGGCGAGCGTCGCTGGCGAAGCTGCGGGCGGAAGTCGAGCCGGTGGAGCCCGCGGCACTGGGCCGGTTCCTGCCGTCGTGGCATGGGATCGGCGCGCGGATGCGCTCGGCGCCGACGGCTGACGACGTGCTGTCAGTGGTCGAGCAGCTGGCGGGCGCGCCGTTGCCGGCCAGCGCCGTGGAGTCGCTGATCCTGCCGAGCCGGCTGCCGGGCTACTCCCCCGCGCTGCTCGACGAGCTCACCACGGCCGGCGAGGTCACGTGGGCAGGCTGCGGCGCGCTGTCCGGCGGGGACGGGTGGCTGGCGCTGGCGCCGACGGACGTGGCCGACCTGCTGCTGCCGGAGGTCGAGGAGAACGCGCCGTCGAGCCCGGTCCACGAGGCCCTGCTGTCCACTTTGGAGGGTGGTGCACTGTTCTTCCGGCAGCTGGTGGACCGGGTTTCGCCGCAGCTGGAGTCGCCGCCGAACGACGGCGACATCGCCGGTGCGCTGTGGGACCTCGTGTGGGCCGGCCTGGTCACGGGCGACACGCTGGCGCCGCTGCGCGCGCAGGTCGCGGGCCACGGCGCCCACAAACCGCGGCGGCAGGCTCCGCGCGGCCGGTATGCGCGACTGCGGGCGGGGCGCCCGGCGATGCCGTCGCGCACGGGACCGCCGACGGTCGCGGGCCGCTGGGCTCTCACGCCGGCGCGGGAGACCGATCCGACGCGCCGGGCCCACGCGCGCACCGAGGCGTTCCTCGAACGGCACGGCGTGCTCACGCGCGGTGCGCTCGACACCGAACGGGTCACAGGCGGGTTTTCGGGGATCTACAAGGTGTTGCGCGGCATGGAGGATTCGGGCCAGGTCGTGCGCGGGTACGTGGTGGAGGGCCTCGGCGCGGCGCAGTTCGCGGCGAAGGGTGCGGTCGACCGGTTGCGTGCCCTGTCCGGTCCTGCGCCCGGCGCGGACGGCTGGTCCGGTTCCCCGGCCCGGGCCGGCAGCGACCGCGCGGTGGTGCTGGCCGCCGCCGACCCCGCCCAGCCCTACGGCGCGGCCCTGCCCTGGCCGGCCGCCACAGGCGACACGAAACACCGCCCGGCGCGCAAGGCGGGCGCCCTCGCGGTCCTCGTCGACGGCGTCCCCGCCCTCTACGTCGAACGCGGCGGCCGGTCCCTGCTCAGCTTCACCGAGGACCGCGCCCCCCTCCAAGCCGCGGCGGCGGGCCTCTCCACCGCCGTCCGCGAGGGCTGGCTGGGCCAGCTGGCCGTCCAACGCGCCGACGGCGAACAAGCCCTCACCTCGGAACTCGCCGACATCCTCCGTGAAGCCGGCTTCCGGGCGACACCGAAGGGGCTGCGGTTGCGCGCCTGA